One Strigops habroptila isolate Jane chromosome 19, bStrHab1.2.pri, whole genome shotgun sequence genomic window carries:
- the GPATCH8 gene encoding G patch domain-containing protein 8 isoform X2, protein MGMGRMEMELDYAEDATERRRVLEVEKEDTEELRQKYKDYVDKEKAIAKALEDLRANFYCELCDKQYQKHQEFDNHINSYDHAHKQRLKDLKQREFARNVSSRSRKDERKQEKALRRLHELAEQRRQPECAPGSGPMFRTTTVAVDEEGGDDGDDSAANSSSFIQSTSGQASEMGMDRGFVNTGQVAGTVTPNQMPIQGAQAISFGIKSTLGTPLQKIGVSFSFAKKTPVKLETIASVFKDHVEESSAADGAKADEKGSSEAGSLQKPGEGESTNNSDGKAEEDEQHDKDSGSLATTLSKLKKMRREDGPMAVEPEYYHYIPPAHCKVKPNFQFLLFMKSTEQMEAENVNKKATHEVKKGSSPRPKPSKHPEKAAESTGQQKEQSTAESTAQHSKTELKEVLENASVQESKRLTESDPPEPDAAKAAPQPASGCKNVSEGPKPKPTGPFFPVLSKDESTTLQWPSELLIFTKAEPSVSYSCNPLYFDFKLSRNKDAKGKGAEKPKEPGGLCKESGQSAEAGEMSKPKEAESVANSSALKMETKSLSNCGSQNKQESGLASVSKGEGEEGGKSMMGKSKSGRSHKHKKKKKHKKSSKHRRKHKEEADEKGRKTDLGEEKPKKRRRHRHKKGKSCLSTESEWALKAELPEECGHCPRRKRCSQESQRKSLSAEEGSSGKKEDGGNSCPEHCGRKHRADLQPFPAPRRRCAGPAPGRAARRSRQSSGDYDSEEGSPGKRCRQKSPSHYSDDDDSGSERSRSRSRSGRRHSSRGSYSSSSDASSDHSRYSRRRSYSDDSYSDYSDRSRCHSKRSHDSEDDSDYNSSSHRSKRHKYSSSDDDYSSSRSRSRSRSRSTTHPRGRSRTRSRGRTRSSSCSRSRSKRRSRSATERSWKRSRSYSRDRSRSARSHSQRSLSRKGSRGHESPEERRPGRRDFIRSKIYRSQSPHYFRTGRGEGSSLKKEDSKGEDLKGSGSLSQNSSGSSMGRASEGDCSPEERNSVTAKLLLEKIQSRKVEKKPCVTDEMLPGANKVGIKLKDPPQGYFGPKLPPSLGNKPVLPLIGKLPTIRKPNAKRYEESGLERGDEQELSDAEELSQGIEEAQLGGQSLLEEVVMVIQDKPLDEQKRDEPAVEMPSIPLEAPALPECFRSGDLVMPHNFLSDPGDGDGLEPMDGGSQPVPVETGMMPLVPDVEHFPGYVPQGGEPSIEGDREGEDSSLAPLESQPITFTPEEMEKYSKLQQAAQQHIQQQLLAKQVKAFPASAALAPAAPALQPIHIQQPAAASATSITTVQHAILQHHAAAAAAAIGIHPHPHPQPLAQVHHIPQPHLTPISLSHLTHSIIPGHPATFLASHPIHIIPASAIHPGPFTFHPVPHALYPTLLAPRPAAAAAATALHLHPLLHPIFSGQDLQHPPSHGT, encoded by the coding sequence TGCTCCTGGAAGCGGACCCATGTTCAGAACCACCACGGTGGCTGTGGATGAGGAAGGTGGAGATGATGGTGATGATTCTGCAGCCAACAGCAGCTCTTTCATCCAGTCGACTTCTGGCCAAGCTTCAGAGATGGGTATGGACAGAGGTTTCGTAAACACTGGACAAGTTGCTGGCACTGTTACACCAAACCAAATGCCCATCCAGGGAGCACAGGCAATCAGCTTCGGCATCAAGAGTACGTTGGGAACTCCCCTGCAGAAGATAGGTGtgtctttttcatttgcaaagaaGACTCCAGTAAAGCTTGAGACCATAGCTTCTGTTTTCAAGGACCATGTGGAAGAATCGAGTGCTGCAGATGGAGCAAAAGCTGATGAGAAAGGGTCCTCGGAGGCAGGGAGCCTGCAGAAACCCGGTGAGGGTGAAAGCACAAATAATTCTGATGGCAAGGCAGAGGAAGATGAGCAACACGACAAAGACAGCGGGTCTCTAGCCACTACCTTGTCAAAACTAAAAAAGATGAGACGAGAAGATGGGCCAATGGCAGTTGAACCAGAATACTACCACTATATTCCTCCAGCCCATTGTAAAGTGAAGCCTAACTTTCAATTCCTGCTTTTCATGAAGTCTACCGAACAAATGGAAGctgaaaatgtgaacaaaaaaGCTACCCATGAAGTCAAAAAGGGGAGTTCTCCCAGACCCAAACCCAGCAAGCACCCAGAGAAGGCTGCTGAGAGCACGGGgcagcagaaggagcagagcactgctgaaagcacagctcagcacagcaaaaCTGAGCTAAAAGAAGTGCTGGAAAACGCGAGTGTGCAGGAGAGCAAACGTCTAACAGAGAGCGACCCCCCTGAGCCAGACGCTGCTaaagcagccccacagcctgccTCGGGCTGTAAGAATGTCTCCGAAggaccaaaacccaaacccacaggaccttttttccctgttctaAGTAAAGACGAGAGCACGACCCTCCAGTGGCCTTCAGAGCTTCTCATATTTACCAAAGCAGAACCATCGGTTTCATACAGTTGTAACCCCCTGTATTTTGATTTCAAGCTCTCTCGCAATAAAGATGCTAAAGGCAAAGGGGCAGAGAAACCCAAGGAGCCAGGGGGGCTTTGTAAGGAAAGTGGTCAGAGCGCAGAAGCTGGTGAGATGAGCAAACCCAAGGAGGCAGAAAGCGTAGCCAAcagttctgctctgaaaatggAAACCAAATCTCTGTCCAACTGTGGCTCCCAGAACAAGCAGGAGTCCGGCTTGGCAAGTGTTAGtaagggagagggagaggagggtggTAAAAGCATGATGGGGAAGAGCAAATCTGGCAGGTCCcataaacacaaaaagaaaaagaagcacaaaaagTCCAGCAAACACAGACGAAAACACAAGGAGGAGGCTGATGAGAAGGGGCGGAAAACTGACCTGGGGGAAGAGAAACCCAAGAAACGGAGAAGACACCGgcacaaaaaaggcaaatcctGTCTTTCGACTGAATCGGAATGGGCCCTGAAAGCAGAACTGCCGGAGGAGTGCGGGCACTGCCCGAGGAGAAAGCGGTGCTCCCAGGAATCCCAGAGGAAGTCTCTGTctgcagaggagggaagcagcGGTAAGAAAGAGGACGGCGGTAACTCCTGCCCGGAGCACTGCGGCAGGAAGCACAGGGCTGACCTGCAGCCGTTCCCCGCCCCGAGGCGGCGGTGTGCGGGtcctgccccgggcagggctgCCCGCAGGAGCCGCCAGAGCAGCGGGGACTACGACAGCGAGGAGGGCTCCCCCGGGAAGCGCTGCCGGCAGAAGTCCCCCTCGCACTACAGTGACGACGACGACTCGGGCAGCGAGCGATCCCGGAGCCGCTCCCGCTCGGGGCGCAGGCATTCCTCCCGCGGGTCCTACTCCTCCAGCTCCGATGCCTCCTCGGACCACAGCCGCTACAGCCGCCGCAGGAGCTACTCGGACGACAGCTACAGCGATTACAGTGACCGGTCGAGGTGCCACTCAAAGCGGTCCCATGACTCGGAGGATGACTCTGACTACAACAGCTCCAGTCACAGATCCAAGCGGCACAAGTACTCGTCCTCAGACGATGACTACAGCTCGAGCCGGAGCAGGTCGAGGAGCCGGAGCAGGAGCACAACCCACCCTCGAGGCAGGTCACGAACGAGGAGCCGGGGCAGAACacgcagcagcagctgcagccgCAGCCGGAGCAAGAGGAGAAGCCGCAGCGCAACGGAGCGCAGCTGGAAACGGAGCCGCAGCTACAGCAGGGACCGCAGCCGCAGCGCCAGGAGCCACTCCCAGAGGTCCCTGTCACGGAAGGGCTCTCGAGGCCACGAGAGCCCCGAGGAGAGGAGACCCGGGAGGAGAGACTTCATCAGGTCCAAAATCTATCGCTCGCAATCTCCGCACTATTTCCGGACAGGCAGAGGTGAAGGATCCTCGCTGAAGAAAGAGGATAGCAAAGGAGAGGATCTGAAAGGATCTGGCTCACTCTCCCAAAACAGCAGCGGCTCCAGCATGGGCAGGGCCTCGGAAGGGGACTGCAGCCCCGAGGAGAGAAACTCCGTCACTGCAAAGCTGCTCCTGGAAAAGATTCAATCCAGGAAGGTTGAGAAGAAGCCCTGCGTCACTGACGAGATGCTCCCAGGGGCAAACAAGGTGGGAATAAAGCTCAAAGATCCTCCCCAGGGCTACTTTGGCCCCAAACTTCCTCCTTCCTTGGGTAACAAACCGGTTCTCCCCTTAATTGGGAAACTGCCAACCATTCGGAAGCCGAACGCCAAAAGATACGAAGAGTCTGGGCTGGAGAGGGGTGATGAGCAAGAGCTGTCAGATGCTGAGGAGCTTTCCCAGGGCATTGAGGAGGCTCAGTTGGGTGGCCAGTCTCTCTTGGAAGAAGTGGTGATGGTGATTCAAGACAAGCCTCTGGATGAGCAGAAACGGGATGAACCCGCTGTGGAAATGCCTTCCATTCCCCTCGAGGCACCGGCACTCCCCGAGTGCTTTAGGTCTGGAGATCTGGTTATGCCACACAACTTCCTCTCGGATCCGGGCGATGGCGATGGGCTAGAACCTATGGATGGGGGCAGCCAGCCAGTCCCAGTGGAAACCGGTATGATGCCCTTAGTTCCAGACGTCGAGCACTTTCCTGGCTATGTGCCTCAGGGCGGGGAGCCAAGCATCGAAGGGGACCGGGAAGGAGAAGATTCCTCCCTAGCACCACTCGAGAGCCAGCCCATCACTTTTACACCCGAGGAGATGGAGAAGTACAGTAAGCTGCAGCaagctgcccagcagcacatccagcagcagctcctggcaaaGCAGGTCAAGGCCTTCCCAGCCTCGGCAGCCCTGGCTCCCGCAGCacctgccctgcagcccatcCACATCCAGCAGCCAGCGGCGGCCTCGGCCACGTCCATCACCACGGTGCAGCACGCCATCCTGCAGCACCacgctgccgccgccgctgccgccatCGGCATCCACCCGcacccccatccccagcccctCGCTCAGGTTCACCACATACCCCAGCCCCACTTGACCCCTATTTCCTTATCCCACTTGACCCACTCCATTATTCCAGGGCACCCTGCTACGTTTCTAGCCAGCCACCCCATCCACATCATTCCGGCGTCAGCCATCCATCCGGGCCCCTTCACTTTCCATCCCGTTCCTCACGCTCTTTATCCAACCCTTCTTGCCCCGAGacccgctgccgccgcggctGCCACAGCCTTACACCTTCACCCTCTGCTGCACCCCATCTTCTCAGGACAGGACTTGCAGCATCCACCCAGTCACGGCACATGA